CAAATACATAGACGAAAGAAATATACACTTAACCAAACGAACTGCAATGCCTATACTATGCAAGTCaaaacctcctcctcaaaaACGAAACCGTATAAAACCCCAACGTCGACACCGTCGCCACAAACGAAAACAGCGTGATCACACCCCCGGTAATTATACCCTGTTCGAAGAACCCAATACTCTTCCCAGCTCTCTGCCCCGTAGACGGCAGTGGTGCAACCGCTTCATTCCATGCCGTAATCGCCTCTTGCGAGCCGGGCTTATCCAGGACCCGGCGTACAAGCGCGTCACTGCTGCTTTGCGAGACGAACTGTGGCCGTGGGACTTGGAACAGCGCCGTGCTGTATCGAGTTTCGCGGCTTGGCTGGGAGTTCACTGGGTATGCAGGTCCGATGAGCAGCTCCAGTGGCACTTGGTTTATCCATGAGGCGTGGGCGTCGATGAACTGGGTTAGGTATTTGGCGGACGGAGGGTCGGCGAAGGCGTATGTCGCTGCTAGAGTTTCGAACCTATATTATGATTAGCACAGTCCTAGATAATAGAGTAACAGTCACATACGAAGCGCTGAAGTCAATCGCATCGTCGAGACTCGTAATCGGATGCAAAACAAGCACTTTCTCAtcgaccttcttctgcagTAGGGGAGATTCTCTATTATGGACCTCGACGATACCCCATCCAGTGCCAGAAACCAGCACCCGTGCGCTGGGATCTTTGTGGGCTAGATCTATAAATGATAAACCCGAGCTTGTGCGACGTGGATTAACAGCCTTTTGCCTTTCCTCGCCGGTAGGGCCAGAGAGGTACTTGGACGAGTGGAGGATAGCGACCTCGACGAATGCTTTCATGGCGAATTCCTGAACGAACACTACGTCTGGTGAGTATGTAGATCGACCCCCGAATGCGAACCGTGCAGCCACGAGGGATTTCGCAGCAGCTGGGATGTCGGCTGTCCCATCGACAACGGCGACTGTCTTGGCTGTGACCGGGGATGCGATGCTGCTCTCTGAGATAGAAGGGGTGTTGACTTGCGCAACCACCAAAGTCTTGCTAAGAAAAGCAGCTTCCGGTCTCTCCTCGCTAATAGCAAATGTATCTGCGTCCAAAGCCTGGGGGAGAATCTGCCGAAGCAATGGAGGAAGGGCCATTGTATTTTTCGCCAACTACACCAGTTAGCAGACTGTCATCCACCAGGGATTAATGAATAAACGCACCTCAAGAATGATACAATTCCccgccgccaaagccgcagACAGTGCCGAAACCACCGAAAAGAACATGGTGTGTGTCCCAGGAATGATATAAACAATCCCCGTCCCTCGCAGCGCATCGCCATTATCCCTGCCCTTCGCAACCCGATACTCCCTCTCCAGATCATCCTCTAAGTTCAACGAGAGGTAGTGCGTCCGCACTTCTTTCAGGGCGAGACAAATCTCCGCCTGGACCTCCTCCGCGGCATTTCCAGAGTCAGTCTGCAGCGCGCTCCTGATCTGGTCGATATGCTGGACGAGGGCGGTTTGCAGCCGGTGGAACTGGGACTGCCTGTAGCGGATATTGTGTGCGCGGCCGTCAATTTCGGCGGCGACAAGGCGCGCAAATGGCTGCGGAGACACCATCTTGTCGTTCTGTATAGTTGTTGCTCTGGCAGAGGTGGGCGAGCTGAAGAGGATCCTAGGGTCTAGCTATAACCGCTATGTGGGCGCCCGTTGCTCGGGTCAGCTTCATTTCCCTCGTAAAAGCTTCCCCGCCCGTCTTCCGAGACCATGCAAGGAGCGAATTGATTAGTCCCAGATCTGCTGGAGATTGTCTGATGTGGCCGGCTCGGGATGTGGGGGAGAGCGATCCCTCCCCGAATGCCGCAAGGAGTGGAATGCTCTAAGACCAGGCTTTTCTCTACATCCCATCTACTGCTCTCTACCTTCGATTCATCTGTATTGCGTATTCAGATCCGTCAAAATGTCGCGAACAGAAACCACAAACACAACCGCCCTCTCCGTCCTCGCCGACTACGAACTTCACCACAGCGGCAACAGCCAAAACACcacatctccatctccatctccatctccgcctcagcaacaacaaccagcaAACTGGCCCACTAACCATCGTCGTGTTCCGCCGTATCGTCCTGTGGATCGCAGCCTCAGCTTCGAGGAACGCGCGGCGGGGTCTAACGTGCCGGAATTCATCTTCATTCAGTCGATGTTACATGGGTGCTGGTTGAATGCGGTATGTTTCCGTTATACTCTCAAGATATGAGAATTATGCTAATGGACTACGAAGTCTGTTGCTCGGTTATGGAGATTTACTGGAGGGAGGATTAATGATCGGATATTCCACTATGAGATTGGAGGAGAATACTAGTTAGCCCTCTCTAGCATGCAGAGTAGTCTCGCAATCATGCAATACCCAtcacaatatcaacatccatTCAATATCGAAATACACCTCTCTGTTATCCCTCTATATTTGTACCACCAAAAATCAAGAACTAGCCCTAATCCCCATATCCCCCAAGTCCTCCCCCAGCTTCACTCCCCCAACCTCAATGCCCTCCGCCGGGGTCAGCACATACAACATCCTCGCCCAACTATTCCCCGGCGTCACATTCCTCCACGCATGGTTCGTGCCCCTCTGAACCGCCACATCCcccctcttcaacaacctcgtcTCCCCCGaatccagcaccagctccacctctccctccaacacAACGCCATAATCCAAGCTCACAGTGCGGTGCATGGGACTTATAGTCCCCGGCCGCACATCGACAATGCGGCACACCGAGCCGCTGGAGATGACCAGGCCCGGCGAGTTTCCGGGCTCCAGGTAGCGCGCGTATTCGGGGATGTCGCTGTCGTTTGCAAGGCGGGCGGGGAAGTGCGAGGAGGTGTATGCGAGGGAGAAGTGTGCGCTGTCTGGGATTTGCTGCACGGGCATCGTTTCGGAGAGGGATGTTGAGAAGATGGCCTGGCCGGTTTCGTTGTGGGTTGTTATGTACCGGGAGAGGGGGCGGAGGTTTTTGGAGGCGtcgttgatgttgttgtcggTGTTGTTGGTAGACATCTTGGCTGTTTGGGTGGTtggttcttcttttgtttgtCGTTGGATTGGAATGGAATGATCTTGGACTGCCCTGGCGTGGAGGCTGGTTAAGGCTGTTTGGTTGTTCTTATATCTAGCAAGCTCGTACTGTTCGGGTCCACATCGGGAGCGGAGACGAAACATCGGAGAGAAGAAAcattggagatggagatggagatcgAATGGAGATTACACTAACTACCGAGGTGGCCGTCTATTATTCAATTGAATTGCAATCTACTGCCCTTTCTGTCTACTACCATACTTGTACGCTATGCTCACTGTGGCGGAATAATCGGCAGTGTAACATAGTtatcaccatggccgaaaTTGATGTGATTCTGGCCCTGGAATTTCTCCGGAGATCTAGATAGTAGTCCTGTCAGTCACGGTTCTTCCGTAATCCAGAAAGTGTCGGTAACATACCTATCAGTAGACGAATTGTGAAGGAAAATCCCACTGCCCTGCGTATCCCCCGACGCCACCTCGAGAACAATCTTACCCCccttctcaacaacaacatttGTCGGCCACACCTCCACGTCAACTGGGTACACCTCTCCCGGAATGACGGGAAGCACATCCGTCGAGTAATAGTCCCGATGCGGGAGGTAAGGTCTGTGCCGCGCATGCTGGTCGCTCACTTTGCGCAGGCTTACTCGCAGCCAACCCTTGCACAGCGGAACCGGGTCACCAGCTGTGCCGGTATAGAATACCTCTTTGCCCTCGGGAGAAATATACCGGAGCGTTAAGAAGAGGTCTATATCAGAGGGCGTTGGGGCGCCAGAATATGGGCTCACAGAAACGTTCAGGTGGGCTACAATATGGCCCGTGATCTCAGTTTCCGTCTCAAACGCGGGCGTGGTGAACTGGATCAGCGATGGGCTTTCCAATGTGCCCAGCGCAGGATAGCTGAGTTTGGTGTACCGTTCTTTGGGCGGGGTCAGGGCCAGCTCTTTTTGCGATGTCAGGTAGTACCGCGTGTACTGCGTGCGGGCGATTGGCCATTCAGTCTCCTGGCGGCGCGGGTATGTTTTCTCCGACTCGGCGTTGTTGAATCCTACGTCTCCTTTgcggaggacgaggtcgacTTTTGGTGCTGTGCCTGTGGACCAGCCGGCGCGGTCCTCACCCTTCAGGAAGGCATCCAGGAAGCTTCGCTGTATTTCAACTTCTTCCTTGTAGTAGAAAGGTAGGTCGTGGCGGCCGGTGATGAAGCGGAGGTATTTGAGCTCGCTGCCTGCCTGCGTGTAGCCTTCGACATTGCCTCGCAGATGCAAGAGAATGCCGCCCCAGTTGGCTACGGACAGTAGGGGGACCTACTCGCTCGTCAGCACAGCTCTAGGAAGCCGGGATGGTTGGTCCTGTTTACCTGTATATCAGACATGGTGTACTCCTTGCTCGCGTAGTAAAGGTCATCCCTGAAATTATTCTCCACGTTGTCAATCGTTTGGTCCTGTCGATTCGcaaccagctcctcctccggcAAATCGCCCTCAATTGTATCAACCCCCCAGTTGCGAGCAGATCGCCCAGGTCGTCCGTACTGGTTACTCACAACCTGGCGGTCCCACCAGAACTTGATAAATGCATTCGACAAGATCCCTCCATGTCGACATCGGTCACGGTAGTAATCCGACATCCCCTCCCAGGGGATCATACAAGCCAGTCCTTTTGGCTGTCTAGCACCAACACGCCACTGGCTCCCAGCGTAGTAGCTAATCCCAAGCAGACCAACTTTCCCGGATGACCACGGCTGTTCCGCGGCCCATTCAACAACGTCGAAAAACGCCTCGCTGGTTTCGCGCGACATGGTATCGAGCTTTCCGCGGGACTGGCCTGTGCCTCGCTCGTCTGCCCGTACAACAGCATACCCATGCTCTGTCCAGAAAGCAGGATCTGGCGTTTCCCAAGCGGAGTGTGGGGAGTGGTGTTCTGGGTTAACTTCGCTGAAGGACTTTGGATGGAAGTCGGCGTAGGGGATATCCTTGCCGTAAGGCCCATATGTTACCAGGACAGGCGATTTCTCGCTTCCCTTTGGTCGGTATACATTGCATCTAACAAGACCAGACTTGTCCTTCAGGGCGATTGTTACATTCTGCTCGAAAATGTAGGCGAACGAGGTCTCGTCCCTAGTGGTAATGTCTTCGCGCACGGGGTTCGGCATGTTGAACTTGGTGGTAGAACAAACAATCAAGCAATTCTCTGTTGAATAAATCAGGAGATCTGATCGTAAGTTTTACGGCAAGTGGGATAAATATCTGGGTCATCCCCTCACTGCGTGTGTCGCGCCATCCAGACATCCCGACGTGGAGCCGATTCGGGCCACCCGAtgtctctcctccccgccgaGGCCATAGCCTTAGTCGGAAAACCGGCAGTGATGGACGTTTTAACAAGCGAGTGTTGGTATGCTCTATTCCCAGGATGGATTAAAAGTTCGTGAGCTTTTGTGTCACTAGCATCTTGCGCCGTACAGCAGCAGTCCATCCGTCAACGCAAAATGGGCAGTATCAATCCAGATGAGGGCCAGGGCCTTCGCATCCTTATTGCCGGTGCTGGTATCGGTGGTCTGTCAGCGGCGATTGCTCTGAGGCAGCAAGGACATCGTGTCGAGGTAAGGACATTCCTCCACGTCCCTTGATAGTCGTAATGACAGGAAACAGCTTTTTGAGCGCTCTCGGTTCGCCAACGAAATCGGAGCCGCCATCCACTTAACGCCCAACGCAAATGCTGCTCTGTTGAAACTCGGAATCGATGCCACGACTCTCGGCGCAGTTGAATCTAAGAAGGTCCGTATTGCATGTCCTGGTTGGTAGGAAACATACTCATGTGAATAGATGCGCGTCTTCCCTCCAAATGGTCCGGAAATTTTCAGTCTGGATATCGAGAAAACCGCGGGTTTCTGGCGACAGGTATATTTTCTACCTTTCAATCTACCTTTCATTGATGCACATACTAATCTCTTCAGCGCTGGTTGCTCGTACACCGAGCCCATCTCCATGAGGGTTTAaaggctgctgctcaggCTCCAGGACCTGGCACTCCTGCTCGACTCCATACTTCTAACAAAGTCGTCGACATCGATCCTCACAGCGCCACCATCACTCTGGAAAATGGCGACGTTGTAACTGGggacctcgtcctcggtgcAGATGGCATACACTCCGCAGCGAAAGCAAAGCTACCTGGTGGGGAGAATATCAAAACATTCAGCTCAGGCAAAAACGCTTTCCGTTTCCTCATTGCGCGCAAAGATGTCCTAGATGATCCTGATACGAGCGATTTGGTACAGGATCTCGGTACATGGTACATGTTCGATAGCCCTGAGCGCCGCGTGGTCATCTATCCCTGCGCCAACCATGAGCTGCTCAACTTCGTATGCATCCATCCCAACTCCATGTCCAAGATCCACGACGGCTCAGAATGGGATCAGAGAGCGAGCAAAGAGTCTCTGCTTGACGTATACAATGACTTCAGTCCCCAAGTTCGGAAACTTCTGTCAAAGGCCGACCCTACCACTTTGAATGTGTGGCCTTTGCTTGACACCGACGATCTGCCCACCTGGTTTGAAGGTCGGCTTGCTGTTCTAGGCGATGCCGCGCATCCATTCTTGCCGTACCGTGCGTCAGGCGGTGCTATGGCCATCGAAGACGCCATTTCGCTAGGCGTAATGCTTCCAGGGAATGTTCGGCAGGAGGATATCCCCGAGCGACTTAAGCTGTATGAGAAAGCTCGCCGCACCCGCGCAACGACCATCCAGCAATTGACCCGGAAGAGCTCTAACGGGCCTCTTCCACCAGCCGAGGGTATGAGACAACATACCTTATAGCAACTCAGCTAACTTGTTTCcagaaaaagcaacgacCGAGTACATCTACGGCCATGACGAATACGACTATTCCACCCAGATCCTCCGGAAACACCTCTGGAGCAAAGGACCACAAAAGTACTGGCGTCAGCCCACTGTGTTCGGGCCCATGCCTGGTCCACGGCAGGATTTCGAAGGACTCAGCCGTCTTGCTCGATCACACAAGTCCATCTTCCAGACTACCTCGATCCGATTCAAGACGAGTCGAACGCTCCTTCAGAACCTCCTCCCGAACGACTCATACTCTTTCGGTACACCGAGCACAGTAGCCACTGCAACATTCTCGCAGACGCTTCTCAACGGCATGGACTGGCTTGGGGGCGGCGGTTACCGCCATCTCGGCCTATACATCGATGGGGTGCAGTATAAAAAGGCCAACGGCGAGACCGTGACAGGAACCTACCTACCCATTCTCTTCGAGAGCCTCACAGACCCAATAGTAAGCGGCCGTGAAGAGCTCGGAATGCCTAAGCTATATTCCGCTTTAGATGCAAACGAGCGTAAAGGGTCATATTACCTGCAGGCTAGCTGGCAGGGTGCGGTTTGGGGCCGGTTCCGCTGGGAAGGCCTAGAAGACGAGGACCCCAATGCGAATGCTGGGCCGGGGGATAGTGGTGTTAATGGCGGCTTGCTGCTTCACCGCTATATCCCCAAGGTTGGTGCAGACTGCAAGGGACAACCGGACGTGGAATATCCTGTGCTTGTACCTAATGCGGATGAGTCTAAAGTGCTTGTCTCCAAGGTAACTCGGGTCCGAAAGGCAAGCAAGGCTGCGTTGGAGATTGATGGGCTAGACTGGGAGGCCCTCCCAACATTGCATCACATTATCGAGCGTCTGGCGGAAATACCTGTGGATGAGATTCTATCTGCAAAGATTGTCGAGGGTGAAGGGGTGCCTGATGTGTCGTCGGCGAGGCGCATAGAGTAAACTCATTCAGAATATATTTGTAAATGTTCCTGGTGTCAGTCCGAGGCTCTAATAAGATACACATTCTTGATCATTCTGTGGGTAGCCAAGCTGCAAGACGTTCGTGCGATGTTGCGAGTGGATAGAAGGATTCGCTGGAGTAGTGAAGTTAGAAACAATTTCTGTCAGTTGACGCCTTCAGTCAtcacaacaacctcaacaaccacgaTGACGACTACTGAGCGCAGAGCAAAACAGAAAACCGACATCCTCTCACTTGCTGGAAACAGTCTGAACAAATCAGACTTTCGGACACGCTATATTGCTTTTTTCGATCGGCACCGATGCTTGTTATGGGATGACTGTCTGTGGACACAACGCGCTATCAAGTCGCGTCCAAAACCTTGATTCCgtcttttattcttttcgTTTCTATTCAGTTAATCATTCCTCTCGTCGATGGATCCGTTTATCTTCCGCGTCCCGAACCAACGTCCAGCTCCAAAGGTGTcaaacagcaacagcatAGGCTTGTTAAGATTCAAAACTCCAGCACAAACAGTATTCGACCGAATCGATCCCTGCTACCCTCGAGCAGTCGTTCTCAGATCATCATAACTACCAAGCATGACACTCGAGGAAACTCTTCCAGCCACGACCGAGGAGGGTATGATCAAACACGTTGGGTATAAAAGAAAACGAGGGAAAGTCTTgataagaagaaggccaaagGTGACAGCATGGAAACATGGGTCTATACTAAACCTGCCACAGAAATTCCCGATCACCTTTTCCCAGTCGCGGGCCCCCAAATGCCTTTCAACAGCTGACGCATGCCGGCCTACGAACCgcagctccttctcaatGTACATAATCAATGACTTCGGCGGGTTATGGTGTGCTCGATGTTATACAAAAGCACATGCTTAGTTTTGTCAAGTCAAGACCGGAAAGGAATAGTGGGCTGCATGTGATGGCATCAGAGTCAGATCATCGGATTGGCACCAATATGGGGTCCTCCACTACGTAGGTAGGTCCATAAACCTCTCCCCTCAATCACATCACGGCATTTGCTAATTGGAGCCAGCGAAGGCTTGGTCACGACGCCGTCTCAAACACCAAGGGTCTTCCGAGAACACGATCCTCAATATGCTGGTTCCTAAGCGCAGTTTCCGCGAAAAAGACCCACTCAGCAGAGCGAGATCGACGCTGTCAAGGCAGACACACTTCTGCGGATCGAATATGAGGAGTCGAGGACCTATCGGGTCCGCTATCTCACTTGGCCCACGTTTCTTAGTAGGGCCTAGCAAATGGCGCACTTGCAGATCGTCCtgtccaggctgctgcgagTGCTAGACAAGATGGAAACTCCCCCAGTTCGTTATTGCGTTATTGAGATTCGCCCTAAATGACCGGCTAGGTAGTCTAGATTCCAACAGGCCACCGCCCAGACACTAGCTGAGTGAAGTCAGGAAAATATATCCGTGGAGAAAAATAGGCAGGGCACTCGCCCAAGTCGTTGGAGAATCCGAGCATGGACCTTGTGCAGTTAGATGGGGTGCTTTGTCCTCTTCTTGGAGCCTCCTCAAAAGTCCCAAATCCCCCTCCAGGTTATGCTGCTAGCATATGCATGTGCACCCCAACGGCTGCTCCTTCCTGCATAGCACCAAAACGAGTACTCGCCTCTGTTGACCCCGAGGTTTAGTGTGTCTCCCCCATCGAAGCCCCTCTTCTAGCTGATTTGGTTGGAGGTTGGCACACACCAGGCTCTAAAAATGGAAGTTTAAAGAGAACTCCTCAACCATCCAGGTTGGGTTATCAGTGCTGTTGTGTAGCCGGCTCCCAAAAGTACGGTTGTTGCTGGCTGACGGCAGTTGTATGGTGGGTGcctagatatatatataggaaAGTTTTGGTCAAGGTTTTTAACTCTAAGTCAAATATCTCTTTCAAAGAAAGCATAGGATTACACCttaaatatactttatcAAAAAAGCAATATTGCCATATTTTAAGCTTGTCGAAGACTCGGAAATAGTCCGGTGCCTGGCCAGCAATATTGCCTCTTGTATAGATGACGCATGATAATGGCTGCCTGAGCGGTGacttttctctcctccgcccGCTGCCTGCACCGCACCAGGAACCGCAACTTCCACTCTTACTCATCCCATCGCGTTTCAGATACCCTGCTCGCTTCTCTTTGCTTCTAACCTCCCTCGATCTTACTCTCATCCCTTCTTTCTCGTCTGTCTTCTATTCTGTTCCTCCTATCTTGAGCCCCACCAACCCCTTCCTCACCTTTGGGTTGTGACCCAGCAACTCCCTCGCATCCGTTGTACCATATCAGACTGCTATCAGCCTCGTTCAGTCCTACTTTTTTTCCGCCTTACTCTCTAGTCGCCTCATCTATCTCGTGTACAATAGTTAACTGTGCAAACGACCCCGACCGTCTCATTCCTTAGCTCTCACTCGCATCATTTCGCTTCCGCCTTCCCCGCACCACAAGAGCCAACATGTAAGTTGGCAATATGGAAATACAGCCCGCACGGACGGACTACGGCTAATGGAGTCTTTAATACAGGCGTATTACAGTGAACGTGATAAGGCCGGACCAGGCCGAGCTCGATCTCATCCCGTTGGTGGTCGGTCCCGACATGACAATCGAACTCCTAAAAAGCATCGTCCAAAGTGAAACTTCCATCCCGCCCTCATCCCAAAGACTTGTATACAATAACCAGTTACTCGGTGACGATTCCAAGACCCTCGAACAGATCGGCATCGGGGAGGGAGACATGCTGGGTGTTCACGTCACGCTACGTAGTCCGTCAACCCAAGCGCCACCTCCCCAGCAACTTCAGCGACGACAGCAGCAAACGAACCCCGATCCCGAGATGATCCGATTACACATACTAGGCGATGACCGTGTGCGCGACGCCGTGCGACAGCGAAATCCCGAGTTGGCAGATGTTTCTGATGACCCTCAGCGTTTCCGGGAAGTCCTGCTCAaccagcagcggcaggaATCccaaaaagaagcagagaaagaGGCTCGGATTGCGATGCTGAATGCCGATCCGTTCAACCCGGACAACcagaaggaaatcgaggagATTATTCGGCAAAATGCGGTGACGGAGAACTTGCATAATGCCATGGAACATCATCCTGAATGTAGGTTGAAGAATGACCGCCCTGCATGAGTTTGAGCACAGACCGCTAATTTGTGTCACAGCATTTGGCCGCGTGACGATGTTGTATATTCCCGTTGAAGTCAATGGCCATAAAGTCAACGCGTTCGTCGATTCTGGCGCTCAGGTCACCATTATGTCGCCGGATTGCGCGACCGCATGCAACATAATGCGCCTGGTAGACTCACGCTATGGAGGTATCGCAAAGGGTGTAGGAACAGCGAATATCCTCGGTCGAGTACACTCGGCTCAGATCAAGATTGGCGAGATGTTCCTACCGTGCTCTTTCACCGTCATGGAAGGAAAACACAtcgaccttctcctcggACTAGACATGTTGAGACGACACCAGGCCTGCATTGATCTAAGGAGAGGAGCGCTCGTAATCCAGGACCAAGCCGTCCCATTCCTCGGAGAAGCAGAGATCCCCAAACACCTCTTGGAAGAGTTCGAAGATGAGCCCACCATCAAGGGAGCCGACGGCGCCGAGATTGGTGCTCGAACAGGAGCAGTGACGCATCAAGCCGGTAACCAAGgacccagcgccagcgctaGTGGTGCAGGTCCTAGCTCGGCCCCAAcggcatcctcatcgtcccgCCCAGCCCCCGTACAGACACAGTCGTCCCGCTGGCCCGAAGCCTCCATCGCGAAGATCACGGAACTTGGGTTCACACGCGAGGAAGCCACGCGAGCACTGGAGGCAGCTAACGGTGACCTAGACGGGGCCATTGGATTCCTGATATGATCCGTGACTTATTCCACTCAGTCCCGCTAGATTTTTCAGGGATCAACGCCGAGGGACCAGGGAATGACGTATTCCGGCGATGCTTATTTTAATGCAATCCGTGACAGCGTGACTGTGGTGCAGTCACCGCCAAACGCCAGTACCTTTGGATTAGACATTCGTCGTTAGAGAATAATGTAGGCCCCTGGGTTACGGTGTACTCTAGACAGGATAAGTAAACGAGACATCGTCCGAAAGTTACTTTCATTTCCCCGGTTTGGCTAGGATTGTCGGTCCGGGGCTAGCGGTGTCACTTCCATGAATGCTTATGAAGTAATAATCATGTATTATCTGTTTGCGATTCCTCTTTCTGGTAAAGATTCTTCCGCCGTTACGTAGTAAACGCCGATCCTTTGTATGGTGATGTTGTAGTGAGCAACGAGAAATGAATTGTATTAGCATAGTGACTGCTATGAAGCGACACGATCTATCAATATTTTCACTGTACAAACGGCTTTTACACCCTCTGCTTATATTCCGCCGGCCTATACCCAGGCTTCTCAGATAAGGAGCCTAGATAATTACTCTCGTTTTGGTTTGTTTAGAAGCCTCGCCCGAAGCCGCCAGAACATATCCAATGTCATAAACGCCCCTAGAGTGGAAATAGAAATTAGCTCAAGCTCTGAGGCAACAGTGGGGCCGAGTCATCCGTACCAAGGGCGACATATGGGCCATAAAGCGTGGTGAGGTTTTGCTTTTCAGCAACGGTGCGATCCTCCCATGCCCAGACCTCGCAAAGACAGGTCCAGGATGTGAGGAACGACTGGAACCCAAAAACGAGCAACTGGACGGGAACCAAAGGATCATCTGTCAAAGTCGAGTTAATTGTGATCCACCGGGAAAAAACTTTGATGGAAATGCGAGGCTGAAACCGCGGGACTAGAATCCAAGACTAGGAGCCTACTGCCTAGCCCCCAAGCGCATCATAGTTCCTTGCTGAGGGCTCGGGAGGGGGTTGTCCGTTAGGGAATTAGGTGGGTCGTACCTCGTAAGAGAGCGCCGAGGGCCCAGATACTCAGTGGGACATGGTACAATATTTCCATCCATGTATAGGAGGTGAACCATGCGGGAACAGGGCCCTCGAAGAACTTGTCCCGGTATGTGGCGATGTAGAAATCGCGTAATTGGCGTGAGAGGGCGTTGTCAAGCAGGCCTGGAAGGACAGGGACAGCATCAACCACTATCGAAAAGATGTCATACCACCCGGCGTCAGTCAATCCGTATGTAGACTACATCGGTGTCTGCAGCTTGCTGCACCTCAATTGGATGGCCACAAGCTGGGTCAATCAGCTATACCACATGCCGTGCTCGGCAGCGAGGAATGGGCTGTGACCTGTGAACTTGTTGATgcgtggagactggaggaaTCCATGCGGAGACCTGGGCTTAACGGTGGACAACTCACAGAAGATGATGGGAATGTGGATTGCAAAGAACCCGAAGTAGGTTAGGTCGCGTTTCCGGCTCCAGAGGGAGGACATGGCTGGTTGACAGGCTGGTGACACGCCCGAAACCCGAACAGAGCAGCGATATGcaggaagttggagatga
This genomic interval from Aspergillus puulaauensis MK2 DNA, chromosome 7, nearly complete sequence contains the following:
- a CDS encoding CocE/NonD family hydrolase (COG:S;~EggNog:ENOG410PHT6;~InterPro:IPR008979,IPR029058,IPR005674,IPR013736, IPR000383;~PFAM:PF02129,PF08530;~go_function: GO:0008239 - dipeptidyl-peptidase activity [Evidence IEA];~go_function: GO:0016787 - hydrolase activity [Evidence IEA]) yields the protein MPNPVREDITTRDETSFAYIFEQNVTIALKDKSGLVRCNVYRPKGSEKSPVLVTYGPYGKDIPYADFHPKSFSEVNPEHHSPHSAWETPDPAFWTEHGYAVVRADERGTGQSRGKLDTMSRETSEAFFDVVEWAAEQPWSSGKVGLLGISYYAGSQWRVGARQPKGLACMIPWEGMSDYYRDRCRHGGILSNAFIKFWWDRQVVSNQYGRPGRSARNWGVDTIEGDLPEEELVANRQDQTIDNVENNFRDDLYYASKEYTMSDIQVPLLSVANWGGILLHLRGNVEGYTQAGSELKYLRFITGRHDLPFYYKEEVEIQRSFLDAFLKGEDRAGWSTGTAPKVDLVLRKGDVGFNNAESEKTYPRRQETEWPIARTQYTRYYLTSQKELALTPPKERYTKLSYPALGTLESPSLIQFTTPAFETETEITGHIVAHLNVSVSPYSGAPTPSDIDLFLTLRYISPEGKEVFYTGTAGDPVPLCKGWLRVSLRKVSDQHARHRPYLPHRDYYSTDVLPVIPGEVYPVDVEVWPTNVVVEKGGKIVLEVASGDTQGSGIFLHNSSTDRSPEKFQGQNHINFGHGDNYVTLPIIPPQ
- a CDS encoding uncharacterized protein (COG:S;~EggNog:ENOG410PST1), with the translated sequence MSRTETTNTTALSVLADYELHHSGNSQNTTSPSPSPSPPQQQQPANWPTNHRRVPPYRPVDRSLSFEERAAGSNVPEFIFIQSMLHGCWLNASVARLWRFTGGRINDRIFHYEIGGEY
- a CDS encoding uncharacterized protein (COG:S;~EggNog:ENOG410PN8Z;~InterPro:IPR015590,IPR016161,IPR016162,IPR016163;~TransMembrane:1 (o454-480i);~go_function: GO:0016491 - oxidoreductase activity [Evidence IEA];~go_function: GO:0016620 - oxidoreductase activity, acting on the aldehyde or oxo group of donors, NAD or NADP as acceptor [Evidence IEA];~go_process: GO:0055114 - oxidation-reduction process [Evidence IEA]), whose protein sequence is MVSPQPFARLVAAEIDGRAHNIRYRQSQFHRLQTALVQHIDQIRSALQTDSGNAAEEVQAEICLALKEVRTHYLSLNLEDDLEREYRVAKGRDNGDALRGTGIVYIIPGTHTMFFSVVSALSAALAAGNCIILELAKNTMALPPLLRQILPQALDADTFAISEERPEAAFLSKTLVVAQVNTPSISESSIASPVTAKTVAVVDGTADIPAAAKSLVAARFAFGGRSTYSPDVVFVQEFAMKAFVEVAILHSSKYLSGPTGEERQKAVNPRRTSSGLSFIDLAHKDPSARVLVSGTGWGIVEVHNRESPLLQKKVDEKVLVLHPITSLDDAIDFSASFETLAATYAFADPPSAKYLTQFIDAHASWINQVPLELLIGPAYPVNSQPSRETRYSTALFQVPRPQFVSQSSSDALVRRVLDKPGSQEAITAWNEAVAPLPSTGQRAGKSIGFFEQGIITGGVITLFSFVATVSTLGFYTVSFLRRRF
- a CDS encoding cupin domain-containing protein (COG:S;~EggNog:ENOG410PP69;~InterPro:IPR014710,IPR011051,IPR013096;~PFAM:PF07883) codes for the protein MSTNNTDNNINDASKNLRPLSRYITTHNETGQAIFSTSLSETMPVQQIPDSAHFSLAYTSSHFPARLANDSDIPEYARYLEPGNSPGLVISSGSVCRIVDVRPGTISPMHRTVSLDYGVVLEGEVELVLDSGETRLLKRGDVAVQRGTNHAWRNVTPGNSWARMLYVLTPAEGIEVGGVKLGEDLGDMGIRASS